In Anopheles gambiae chromosome 2, idAnoGambNW_F1_1, whole genome shotgun sequence, a single window of DNA contains:
- the LOC1269623 gene encoding peptidyl-alpha-hydroxyglycine alpha-amidating lyase 1 isoform X1, with amino-acid sequence MYTKQNKIFSHFWHQMVPFLGGLLIFSVHFTCTVEARPQTVSSNGNNTSNARFGAHEYAYVSSWPIVDRKLGSVSAVALDGDGNVVIFHRGSHVWQLSSFDTENRYQEATGGPIAQPTVLKFNRNTGELLQQWGENLFYMPHGLTVDHEQNYWLTDVALHQVFKFDLNHSTTEPVLTLGTRFEPGNDAYHYCKPTAVAVLKSGEFFVADGYCNGRIVKYSAEGIPLLSWGRNSFVLTRSFTLPSGQPVPASFFAIPHALALVPDRDLLCVADREQGRVQCFHTRNGTFHSQYSSPEIGSRLFSVKYISSDGGLLYTINGPQFVLNPVPVAGHIIEMASGNVIGRFQPNNPKHAFSNPHELAVTDDGSEVYVAELNPQMVHKFRRISPARPTGSTTTTVNPATSVTRNEGENTPENGRYAGAPGMNSALTAGSIGIFSIVSTLIVTSLLVILMARVICFRTGQGSSSRVDEVPLRNMGDDEG; translated from the exons ATGTACACGAAACAGAACAAAATCTTCTCCCATTTTTGGCACCAAATGGTTCCATTTTTGGGCgggttgttgattttttcagtACATTTTACATGCACCGTTGAAGCGAGGCCACAGACCGTGAGCAGTAACGGGAACAATACCAGCAATGCACGGTTCGGTGCCCATG AATACGCCTACGTGTCTAGTTGGCCAATTGTGGACCGCAAGCTTGGGTCGGTGTCGGCTGTCGCTCTGGATGGCGATGGCAACGTTGTCATATTTCATCGCGGATCCCACGTATGGCAGTTGAGCTCGTTCGACACGGAAAACCGATACCAAGAAGCAACAGGTGGTCCAATAGCGCAGCCAACGGTACTCAAGTTTAACCGCAACACGGGCGAACTGCTGCAGCAATGGGGTGAAAACCTGTTCTACATGCCGCACGGACTAACGGTCGATCATGAGCAGAACTACTGGCTGACGGATGTGGCACTGCACCAGGTGTTCAAGTTCGATCTGAACCACTCGACGACGGAACCGGTGCTCACGCTCGGCACCCGGTTCGAACCCGGCAACGATGCGTACCACTACTGTAAGCCAACGGCCGTGGCGGTGCTGAAGAGTGGCGAGTTTTTCGTCGCCGATGGTTACTGTAACGGGCGTATCGTGAAGTACTCGGCGGAAGGCATACCACTGCTGTCCTGGGGGCGCAATTCTTTCGTGCTAACCCGCTCCTTTACACTCCCATCGGGGCAACCAGTGCCGGCGAGCTTTTTCGCCATTCCACACGCACTGGCGCTGGTGCCGGATCGTGATCTGTTGTGTGTGGCCGATCGGGAACAGGGGCGGGTGCAGTGCTTCCACACGCGCAATGGCACGTTTCACTCGCAGTACAGCAGCCCGGAGATCGGCAGTCGGCTGTTCAGTGTGAAGTACATTTCGTCCGACGGTGGACTGCTGTACACGATCAACGGTCCACAGTTCGTGCTGAACCCGGTCCCGGTCGCTGGACACATCATCGAGATGGCAAGCGGTAACGTAATAGGGCGGTTTCAACCCAACAATCCCAAACACGCATTTAGCAATCCACACGAGCTGGCCGTCACGGACGATGGGTCGGAAGTGTACGTAGCCGAGCTGAATCCCCAGATGGTGCACAAGTTCCGTCGAATCTCACCAGCACGACCCAccggcagcaccaccactaccgtGAATCCCGCAACAAGTGTAACCCGCAACGAAGGTGAGAATACGCCCGAGAATGGCCGCTATGCCGGAGCGCCCGGAATGAACAGTGCCCTGACCGCTGGTTCGATTGGAATATTCTCCATTGTTAGCACACTGATCGTGACCAGCCTGCTGGTGATACTGATGGCCCGCGTCATTTGCTTCCGAACGGGGCAGGGATCCTCCTCGCGCGTTGACGAAGTGCCGCTGAGAAATATGGGCGACGACGAGGGCTAG
- the LOC1269623 gene encoding peptidyl-alpha-hydroxyglycine alpha-amidating lyase 1 isoform X2: MYTKQNKIFSHFWHQMVPFLGGLLIFSVHFTCTVEARPQTVSSNGNNTSNARFGAHEYAYVSSWPIVDRKLGSVSAVALDGDGNVVIFHRGSHVWQLSSFDTENRYQEATGGPIAQPTVLKFNRNTGELLQQWGENLFYMPHGLTVDHEQNYWLTDVALHQVFKFDLNHSTTEPVLTLGTRFEPGNDAYHYCKPTAVAVLKSGEFFVADGYCNGRIVKYSAEGIPLLSWGRNSFVLTRSFTLPSGQPVPASFFAIPHALALVPDRDLLCVADREQGRVQCFHTRNGTFHSQYSSPEIGSRLFSVKYISSDGGLLYTINGPQFVLNPVPVAGHIIEMASGNVIGRFQPNNPKHAFSNPHELAVTDDGSEVYVAELNPQMVHKFRRISPARPTGSTTTTVNPATSVTRNEAH; this comes from the exons ATGTACACGAAACAGAACAAAATCTTCTCCCATTTTTGGCACCAAATGGTTCCATTTTTGGGCgggttgttgattttttcagtACATTTTACATGCACCGTTGAAGCGAGGCCACAGACCGTGAGCAGTAACGGGAACAATACCAGCAATGCACGGTTCGGTGCCCATG AATACGCCTACGTGTCTAGTTGGCCAATTGTGGACCGCAAGCTTGGGTCGGTGTCGGCTGTCGCTCTGGATGGCGATGGCAACGTTGTCATATTTCATCGCGGATCCCACGTATGGCAGTTGAGCTCGTTCGACACGGAAAACCGATACCAAGAAGCAACAGGTGGTCCAATAGCGCAGCCAACGGTACTCAAGTTTAACCGCAACACGGGCGAACTGCTGCAGCAATGGGGTGAAAACCTGTTCTACATGCCGCACGGACTAACGGTCGATCATGAGCAGAACTACTGGCTGACGGATGTGGCACTGCACCAGGTGTTCAAGTTCGATCTGAACCACTCGACGACGGAACCGGTGCTCACGCTCGGCACCCGGTTCGAACCCGGCAACGATGCGTACCACTACTGTAAGCCAACGGCCGTGGCGGTGCTGAAGAGTGGCGAGTTTTTCGTCGCCGATGGTTACTGTAACGGGCGTATCGTGAAGTACTCGGCGGAAGGCATACCACTGCTGTCCTGGGGGCGCAATTCTTTCGTGCTAACCCGCTCCTTTACACTCCCATCGGGGCAACCAGTGCCGGCGAGCTTTTTCGCCATTCCACACGCACTGGCGCTGGTGCCGGATCGTGATCTGTTGTGTGTGGCCGATCGGGAACAGGGGCGGGTGCAGTGCTTCCACACGCGCAATGGCACGTTTCACTCGCAGTACAGCAGCCCGGAGATCGGCAGTCGGCTGTTCAGTGTGAAGTACATTTCGTCCGACGGTGGACTGCTGTACACGATCAACGGTCCACAGTTCGTGCTGAACCCGGTCCCGGTCGCTGGACACATCATCGAGATGGCAAGCGGTAACGTAATAGGGCGGTTTCAACCCAACAATCCCAAACACGCATTTAGCAATCCACACGAGCTGGCCGTCACGGACGATGGGTCGGAAGTGTACGTAGCCGAGCTGAATCCCCAGATGGTGCACAAGTTCCGTCGAATCTCACCAGCACGACCCAccggcagcaccaccactaccgtGAATCCCGCAACAAGTGTAACCCGCAACGAAG CACACTGA
- the LOC1269622 gene encoding methyltransferase-like protein 25B has translation MDGNIPRLQAELQQKILESRQIVDLYRPIIDAYIVDFFHLNHWNSLPPSWIRCFSTIPIEHLPALLSFESRNTEITVWPLTVLALRSLFRRLVHTRSKPKTTEKHPTDPNCVYYKQSSLFHKSVKLKKRHEIEQFATNCSRENNCRTLVDIGSGQGNLARTLAYGFGFRVCCLEQNESFVQAARQKDAELWRRLVKLEPKLQNTTTIVPHPVHLHEKVNLDRIDPNAFEQLLRDALNIEKGQHSDALQFGLIGLHPCGDLAPSLLRLFLACHECRFIKLVCCCYMKLSCESSISNGESKEYGFPLSDFCRRTNLTLSYEAREMACHAIEQYRERLSGDYHELKIHAYRAAIESIIVRLRPDLKHAGLKGGIRATEVSFAEYCQRAVDGLGITVPESDVHSAATQSRLSRWEEVVKFYTIRLMFAPLIETIVLYDRWLFLLEQGTNARIDVLFDPYLSPRNHVITAYK, from the exons ATGGATGGAAACATTCCACGTTTGCAGGCAGAATTGCAGCAGAAAATCCTTGAATCTAGGCAAATTGTGGATCTCTACAGGCCTATTATCGATGCGTACATTGTG GATTTCTTCCATCTGAATCACTGGAACAGTTTACCTCCGAGCTGGATTCGCTGTTTCAGTACCATCCCGATCGAGCATCTTCCAGCTCTCCTGTCATTTGAGAGCAGAAACACAGAAATAACTGTGTGGCCTTTGACGGTACTTGCCTTGCGATCGCTTTTCCGCCGATTAGTACACACTAGGAGCAAACCTAAGACCACCGAAAAGCACCCAACCGACCCAAACTGTGTTTATTACAAACAATCTAGTTTGTTTCATAAGTCGGTCAAACTGAAAAAGCGTCACGAAATAGAGCAGTTTGCCACTAACTGTTCGCGTGAAAACAATTGCCGCACGCTGGTGGATATTGGCTCGGGACAGGGGAATCTAGCACGCACGCTTGCCTACGGATTTGGTTTCCGCGTGTGCTGTCTCGAACAGAATGAATCGTTCGTTCAAGCCGCAAG GCAAAAGGACGCAGAACTCTGGCGTCGGTTAGTAAAACTCGAGCCAAAGCTGCAAAACACTACCACCATCGTTCCACACCCGGTCCATCTGCACGAAAAGGTCAACCTTGATCGCATTGACCCGAATGCTTTCGAGCAACTGCTACGGGATGCACTAAACATCGAAAAAGGTCAACATTCCGATGCACTCCAATTCGGACTAATTGGACTTCATCCGTGCGGTGATCTAGCGCCCTCTTTATTGCGCCTCTTTCTTGCCTGCCACGAGTGTCGCTTCATTAAgctcgtttgctgctgctacatgAAGCTTTCGTGCGAGAGCTCGATATCGAACGGCGAATCAAAGGAGTATGGATTCCCTTTAAGCGACTTTTGTCGTCGTACTAATCTCACCCTGAGCTACGAAGCGCGTGAAATGGCCTGCCATGCGATTGAGCAGTACCGGGAAAGGCTGAGTGGTGATTATCACGAGCTTAAGATACACGCTTACCGTGCTGCGATCGAAAGTATTATCGTTCGTTTGCGTCCCGATTTAAAGCATGCCGGACTGAAGGGTGGCATCAGGGCGACGGAGGTAAGCTTCGCCGAATACTGCCAACGAGCGGTCGATGGACTGGGGATCACTGTGCCGGAGAGCGATGTCCACTCGGCGGCAACACAATCACGGCTCAGCCGATGGGAAGAGGTTGTAAAGTTTTACACGATAAGACTGATGTTTGCTCCACTGATAGAAACGATCGTCCTGTACGATCGTTGGTTGTTTCTACTGGAACAAG GCACCAATGCGCGTATCGATGTACTGTTCGATCCGTACCTTTCACCGCGGAACCATGTCATCACCGCCTATAaatga